A section of the Rattus norvegicus strain BN/NHsdMcwi chromosome 15, GRCr8, whole genome shotgun sequence genome encodes:
- the Zmym5 gene encoding zinc finger MYM-type protein 5: MEAHLEDAESSDGPSSSVGSTARYTPVEDDDVVFVESVQPAVCGPAVSNERNLIFTSSKHENPRGNYSTVPPSSRDLTFHKGNICETIIIDDEGDTETNGGEERNPTNFIEWGPHGNKNSTKTVDFPIASLSRSKTKTAVGPFNPGRIDITDEFHNGRFAVHPNPDSCISQSASFPRNQKQQGADSLSPVASLPKQNFQPSNQHLTKPANKIICANCKNPLQKGQTAYQRKGSAHLFCSTTCLSSFSHKRTRKTRSAMCKKDSPVKPTTIVPPVESSKSLREFHSASPSPYENCQSLRKEVFTKSRCIICNKLGEVRHEISVNSITHKLCSNSCFNEYRLTNGLIMNCCEQCSKYMPKSTGHSILITGQQKRFCCLSCADEYKEIMEAKSKILLLQNRKRNAIREENEKKLYESSKTLSGNTGEIPEKKEKISEIIKVAADCSLDTSSEERNVNLPCSVAAVSDKFQEQLGDKNSEEFDASVVLSLDPGSWPRILNMKQREFLVKTEPPQVRNFNFPKDSIGKKFSETYYTQILPNGEKTTRSWLLYSVSKDSVFCLYCRLFGEGKNQLRNENGCKDWHHLSHILSKHEESEMHINNSVKYSKFKSNLQNKTNEATEGGENIVQLLYI, from the exons ATGGAAGCTCATCTGGAAGATGCAGAATCATCTGATGGCCCAAGTAGTTCTGTAGGCAGTACAGCCAGATACACACCTGTGGAAGATGACGATGTTGTGTTTGTTGAGTCAGTACAGCCTGCAGTTTGTGGTCCAGCAGTATCTAATGAAAGAAACCTTATATTTACATCTTCAAAACATGAAAATCCACGAGGAAATTATTCCACAGTTCCCCCTTCCTCGAGAGATTTGACTTTTCACAAGGGAAATATATGTGAAACAATCATAATTGATGATGAAGGGGACACAGAAACaaatggaggggaggagagaaatcCTACCAACTTTATTGAATGGGGACctcatggaaataaaaatagtaCCAAAACTGTGGATTTCCCCATTGCCAGTCTATCAAGAAGCAAG ACCAAGACTGCCGTAGGACCTTTTAATCCGGGTAGGATTGATATTACAGATGAATTTCACAATGGAAGATTTGCAGTTCATCCCAATCCTG attcttGTATCTCCCAGTCAGCATCATTTCCCCGTAACCAGAAACAACAAGGGGCGGATTCTTTATCACCAGTGGCCTCACTTCCTAAACAGAATTTCCAGCCCTCAAACCAACATCTTACTAAACCTGCTAATAAAATTATTTGTGCAAACTGCAAAAATCCTTTACAGAAGGGGCAGACAGCTTATCAACGAAAAGGATCAGCTCACCTCTTTTGTTCAACCacctgcctttcttctttctctcataaGCGCACTCGAAAGACACGCAGTGCAATGTGTAAAAA AGATTCTCCTGTGAAACCCACAACTATTGTTCCTCCAGTGGAGTCAAGCAAGTCCTTACGAGAATTTCATAGTGCATCTCCATCTCCCTATGAAAACTGCCAGAGTCTTAGGAAAGAAGTTTTTACTAAGTCAAGATGTATAATCTGTAATAAATTAGGAGAG gttCGCCATGAAATCAGTGTTAACAGTATAACACATAAACTGTGTAGTAACAGTTGCTTTAATGAATACAGATTGACCAATGGTCTCATAATGAACTGCTGTGAACAATGTAGCaaatatatgcccaagagtactGGACACAGCATTCTGATTACAGGACAGCAAAAGAGATTCTGCTGCCTGAGTTGTGCTGACGAATATAAAGAg ATAATGGAAGCAAAATCAAAAATACTgcttttacaaaacagaaaaaggaatgccatcagagaagaaaatgaaaaaaaattatatgaatCATCAAAAACACTTTCAGGAAATACAGGAGAAATaccagaaaaaaaggaaaagatttcagaaataataaaagttgCAGCAGACTGTAGCCTAGATACATCATCAGAGGAACGGAATGTGAATTTACCTTGTTCTGTGGCAGCAGTATCTGATAAATTTCAAGAGCAACTAGGAGACAAAAATTCAGAGGAATTTGATGCATCTGTTGTACTTTCTTTGGATCCAGGTTCATGGCCCCGAATTTTGAATATGAAACAACGTGAATTTCTTGTCAAAACAGAGCCACCTCAAgtaagaaattttaattttccaaaagaCAGTATAGGCAAGAAGTTTTCAGAAACATACTACACACAGATTCTTCCAAATGGTGAGAAGACCACCAGATCCTGGCTACTCTATTCAGTCTCTAAAGATTCTGTGTTTTGCCTATATTGCAGACTCTTTGGGGAAGGAAAAAATCAACTGAGAAATGAGAATGGGTGCAAAGATTGGCACCATTTGTCACATATTCTTAGTAAACATGAAGAAAGTGAAATGCACATCAACAATAGTGttaaatattcaaaatttaaATCTAACTTGCAAAATAAAACCAACGAAGCTACAGAAGGTGGGGAAAATATTGTGCAACTGTTGTACATATAA